In Haemophilus parainfluenzae, one genomic interval encodes:
- the pnp gene encoding polyribonucleotide nucleotidyltransferase has product MNPIVKQFKYGQHTVTLETGAIARQATAAVMASMDDTTVFVTVVAKKDVKEGQDFFPLTVNYQERTYAAGKIPGGFFKREGRPSEGETLIARLIDRPIRPLFPEGFFNEIQVVATVVSVNPQISPDLVAMIGASAALTLSGVPFNGPIGAARVGFIDNQFVLNPTMAEQKQSRLDLVVAGTDKAVLMVESEADVLTEEQMLAAVVFGHQQQQVVVEAIKEFAKEAGKPRWDWVAPQPNTDLINKVKAIAEARLGDAYRITEKQARYEQIDAIKADVIAQITAEDEEISEGKIVDIFTALESQIVRGRIIAGEPRIDGRTVDTVRALDICTGVLPRTHGSAIFTRGETQALAVATLGTERDAQIIDELTGERQDHFLFHYNFPPYSVGETGMIGSPKRREIGHGRLAKRGVAAVMPSLAEFPYVVRVVSEITESNGSSSMASVCGASLALMDAGVPIKAAVAGIAMGLVKEEEKFVVLSDILGDEDHLGDMDFKVAGTREGVTALQMDIKIEGITPEIMQIALNQAKGARMHILGVMEQAIPAPRADISDYAPRIHTMKIDPKKIKDVIGKGGATIRALTEETGTSIDIDDDGTVKIAAVDSSAAKNVMARIEEIVAEVEAGAIYKGKVTRLADFGAFVAIVGNKEGLVHISQIAEERVEKVSDYLQVGQEVTVKVVEIDRQGRIRLTMKDLAPKQETEAESAPAEDISEEQE; this is encoded by the coding sequence GTGAATCCAATTGTTAAACAATTTAAATACGGTCAACATACCGTTACTCTAGAAACCGGCGCGATTGCACGTCAAGCGACCGCTGCGGTTATGGCAAGCATGGACGATACCACGGTATTCGTGACTGTTGTGGCTAAAAAAGATGTGAAAGAAGGTCAAGACTTCTTCCCATTAACCGTAAACTACCAAGAGCGTACTTATGCGGCAGGTAAAATCCCTGGTGGTTTCTTCAAACGTGAAGGTCGTCCATCTGAAGGCGAAACTTTAATTGCTCGTTTAATCGACCGTCCAATTCGTCCATTATTCCCAGAAGGTTTCTTCAACGAAATCCAAGTTGTGGCAACTGTAGTTTCTGTAAACCCACAAATCAGCCCAGACTTAGTAGCAATGATTGGTGCTTCTGCAGCATTAACCTTATCTGGTGTGCCTTTCAATGGCCCTATCGGTGCAGCACGTGTTGGTTTCATCGACAACCAATTCGTATTAAACCCAACTATGGCTGAACAAAAACAAAGCCGTTTAGACTTAGTGGTTGCGGGTACTGACAAAGCCGTATTAATGGTTGAATCTGAAGCAGACGTTTTAACTGAAGAACAAATGTTAGCGGCTGTCGTATTCGGTCATCAACAACAACAAGTTGTGGTTGAAGCAATCAAAGAATTTGCAAAAGAAGCTGGCAAACCACGTTGGGATTGGGTTGCTCCACAACCAAACACAGATTTAATCAACAAAGTAAAAGCGATTGCAGAAGCACGTTTAGGCGATGCATACCGCATTACTGAAAAACAAGCACGTTACGAACAAATCGATGCAATTAAAGCGGATGTGATTGCACAAATCACAGCAGAAGATGAAGAGATCAGCGAAGGTAAAATCGTGGATATTTTCACCGCACTTGAAAGCCAAATCGTTCGTGGCCGTATCATTGCAGGTGAGCCACGTATTGATGGCCGTACTGTTGATACCGTTCGTGCATTAGATATTTGCACAGGTGTACTACCACGTACTCACGGTTCTGCAATTTTCACCCGTGGTGAAACACAAGCATTAGCCGTTGCAACGTTAGGTACTGAACGTGATGCACAAATCATTGATGAATTAACTGGTGAACGTCAAGATCACTTCTTATTCCACTACAACTTCCCTCCATACTCTGTAGGTGAAACGGGTATGATCGGCTCACCAAAACGTCGTGAGATCGGTCACGGTCGTTTAGCAAAACGTGGTGTCGCTGCGGTTATGCCAAGTCTTGCAGAATTCCCGTATGTCGTGCGTGTTGTATCTGAAATTACTGAATCCAATGGTTCTTCTTCTATGGCGTCTGTATGTGGTGCGTCTTTAGCATTAATGGATGCGGGCGTTCCAATCAAAGCTGCTGTTGCAGGTATCGCTATGGGCTTAGTGAAAGAAGAAGAGAAATTCGTGGTTCTTTCAGATATCTTAGGTGATGAAGACCACTTAGGTGATATGGACTTTAAAGTGGCGGGCACACGTGAAGGTGTCACCGCACTTCAAATGGATATCAAAATTGAAGGTATCACCCCTGAAATTATGCAAATTGCATTAAACCAAGCAAAAGGTGCTCGTATGCACATTCTTGGCGTAATGGAACAAGCAATCCCTGCACCACGTGCAGATATTTCTGACTACGCGCCGCGTATTCACACCATGAAAATTGATCCGAAGAAAATCAAAGATGTTATCGGTAAAGGTGGTGCAACTATCCGTGCATTAACTGAAGAAACCGGTACTTCTATCGATATCGATGATGATGGTACAGTGAAAATCGCCGCAGTAGATAGCAGTGCAGCGAAAAACGTGATGGCACGTATTGAAGAAATCGTTGCTGAAGTTGAAGCTGGCGCAATTTACAAAGGTAAAGTAACTCGTCTTGCTGACTTCGGTGCATTCGTCGCTATCGTTGGAAATAAAGAAGGTTTAGTTCATATTTCTCAAATCGCTGAAGAACGTGTAGAGAAAGTGAGTGATTATCTTCAAGTTGGTCAAGAAGTGACGGTTAAAGTGGTTGAAATCGATCGCCAAGGTCGTATCCGCTTAACCATGAAAGATCTTGCACCAAAACAAGAAACTGAAGCAGAATCTGCACCAGCAGAAGACATTTCAGAAGAACAAGAATAA
- a CDS encoding DEAD/DEAH box helicase: MTDKITFNDLGLPEFILKAVSDLGFETPSPIQQACIPALLEGRDVLGMAQTGSGKTAAFSLPILAKIDPAAKHPQLLVMAPTRELAIQVADACEHFMKYAKGINIVTLYGGQRYDIQLRALKQGAQVVVGTPGRILDHIRRNTLNLSELKAIVLDEADEMLRMGFIDDVETVMAELPEEHQTALFSATMPEPIRRITKRFMNNPQEVKIKVNNDNAPDIEQNCWYVQGFRKNDALLRFLEVEDFDAAIIFTRTKTGTLDVTELLEKHGFRAAALNGDMTQQLREQTLDRLRNGSLDIVVATDVAARGIDIERISLVVNYDIPLDAESYVHRIGRTGRAGRSGRALLFVEPRERRLLRNIEHLMKKPINEVELPNHEVLQACRRKKFQDKITKQLEHHDLEMYRSLLEDLFTADQDQEDIAAAMLMLLQGKQKLILPPDPPMDKRRRDRNDRGDRRENPRSAERRGERKGYGTPQPMDLYRIEVGRADGVEVRHIVGAISNEGDINSRYIGHIKLYDDYSTVELPQGMPKELLQQFVKTRVLNKQMQMSFMGATQSDSGRGSNDFGGKGRRDGRRNERGDRGQDRFRGERNGERRQRKFNDKNDRTFNERGRRDRQR; encoded by the coding sequence ATGACAGACAAAATCACTTTTAATGATTTAGGCTTGCCTGAATTCATTCTAAAAGCCGTTTCTGACCTTGGTTTTGAAACACCTTCGCCAATCCAACAAGCTTGTATTCCTGCTCTTCTAGAAGGCAGAGATGTACTTGGTATGGCACAAACCGGTAGTGGTAAAACTGCCGCATTCTCTTTACCTATTTTGGCTAAAATTGATCCAGCCGCAAAACATCCACAATTATTGGTGATGGCACCAACACGTGAACTTGCAATTCAAGTTGCCGATGCTTGCGAACACTTCATGAAATATGCCAAAGGCATCAATATCGTGACCCTTTATGGTGGCCAACGTTATGACATTCAATTACGTGCATTAAAACAAGGTGCACAAGTTGTTGTAGGTACACCGGGTCGTATTTTGGACCACATCCGTCGTAACACATTAAATCTATCTGAATTAAAAGCAATCGTACTTGATGAAGCCGATGAAATGCTTCGTATGGGCTTTATTGATGATGTAGAAACCGTTATGGCTGAATTACCGGAAGAGCACCAAACAGCCCTTTTCTCAGCAACCATGCCTGAGCCAATTCGTCGCATCACAAAACGCTTCATGAACAATCCGCAAGAAGTGAAAATTAAAGTAAATAACGATAATGCGCCTGATATTGAGCAAAATTGTTGGTATGTTCAAGGTTTCCGTAAAAATGATGCATTATTACGCTTCTTAGAAGTGGAAGATTTTGATGCGGCAATCATTTTTACCCGTACTAAAACAGGCACACTTGATGTGACTGAATTATTAGAAAAACACGGTTTCCGTGCTGCAGCTTTAAACGGTGATATGACACAACAATTACGTGAACAAACCTTAGATCGCTTACGTAATGGTAGCCTTGATATTGTGGTTGCAACTGATGTTGCTGCGCGCGGTATCGATATTGAACGAATCAGTCTTGTGGTTAACTATGACATCCCACTTGATGCAGAGTCGTACGTTCACCGTATCGGTCGTACTGGTCGTGCAGGTCGTTCTGGTCGTGCATTATTATTCGTTGAACCACGTGAACGCCGTTTACTTCGTAATATTGAACACTTAATGAAAAAACCAATCAACGAAGTTGAATTACCAAATCATGAAGTGTTACAAGCCTGTCGTCGTAAAAAATTCCAAGACAAAATTACCAAGCAATTGGAACATCACGATCTGGAAATGTATCGTAGCTTATTAGAAGATTTATTCACGGCAGATCAGGATCAAGAAGATATTGCTGCTGCAATGTTGATGTTGCTTCAAGGCAAACAAAAACTGATTCTTCCACCGGATCCACCAATGGATAAACGTCGTCGTGACCGTAATGATCGTGGTGATCGCCGTGAAAATCCTCGTTCGGCTGAACGTCGTGGTGAACGTAAAGGCTACGGCACACCACAACCGATGGATTTATATCGTATCGAAGTGGGTCGTGCGGATGGTGTAGAAGTGCGTCATATCGTAGGTGCTATCTCCAATGAAGGTGATATTAACAGCCGTTATATTGGCCATATCAAACTTTATGATGACTACTCTACCGTTGAATTACCACAAGGCATGCCAAAAGAATTGCTTCAACAATTCGTTAAAACTCGCGTTTTAAATAAACAAATGCAAATGAGCTTTATGGGCGCGACACAATCAGACAGCGGACGTGGTAGTAACGATTTTGGCGGAAAAGGCCGTCGCGATGGTCGTCGTAATGAGCGTGGAGATCGTGGTCAAGATCGCTTCCGTGGTGAACGTAATGGTGAACGTCGTCAGCGTAAATTTAACGATAAAAACGACCGCACTTTTAATGAACGTGGTCGCCGAGATCGCCAACGTTAA
- the nlpI gene encoding lipoprotein NlpI produces MQYFRLFRFLVSLSSLSVILFISGCVQSGNVFVAPNKVVLADQNPNTHFEQEVMITRIGQVLLVGKMSNEERATLHFERGVLYDSLGLWGLARYDFTQALALQPKMASVYNYLGLYLLLEEDYDSALETFNAVFELDPSYDYTHLNRGLNFYYVERYNLAEDDFMKFYEADTKDPYRVLWLYLNEQKLKPQEAHANLVERAKGLSKDFWGTNIVQYYLGNISVSDLQERATKFAENSQQYAEILTETYFYLAKQKLNLGQIDEAAALFKLAIANQVYNFVEYRFAVLELMKLKPAQTEDEKEEKSAVTKTAVF; encoded by the coding sequence ATGCAGTATTTTCGGTTATTCCGTTTTCTAGTTTCGTTGTCTAGCCTAAGTGTGATTTTATTTATTTCCGGTTGTGTACAATCGGGAAACGTGTTTGTCGCACCAAATAAAGTCGTGCTAGCGGATCAGAACCCGAATACGCACTTCGAACAAGAAGTGATGATTACCCGAATCGGGCAGGTTTTATTAGTTGGAAAAATGAGTAATGAAGAACGGGCGACGCTTCACTTTGAACGCGGAGTATTATACGATTCCCTCGGTTTATGGGGCCTCGCACGTTATGACTTTACACAAGCCCTCGCGTTACAGCCAAAGATGGCTTCCGTTTACAATTATTTAGGGCTTTACTTACTGCTTGAAGAAGATTACGACAGTGCATTAGAAACCTTTAATGCGGTGTTTGAATTGGACCCAAGTTATGACTATACCCATCTTAATCGTGGTTTAAATTTTTATTACGTCGAACGCTATAATCTTGCTGAAGACGATTTTATGAAGTTTTATGAAGCCGATACCAAAGATCCTTATCGCGTACTCTGGCTCTATTTGAACGAACAAAAATTAAAACCACAAGAAGCCCATGCCAACCTTGTTGAACGAGCTAAAGGGCTATCTAAGGACTTCTGGGGAACAAATATCGTTCAATACTATTTAGGTAATATTTCTGTGAGTGATTTGCAAGAGCGGGCAACCAAATTTGCAGAAAACTCGCAACAATATGCAGAAATATTAACCGAAACCTACTTTTATCTAGCAAAACAAAAACTCAATTTGGGGCAAATTGATGAAGCTGCGGCTTTATTCAAACTTGCTATTGCGAATCAGGTGTATAACTTTGTTGAGTATCGTTTTGCCGTGTTAGAGCTGATGAAATTGAAACCGGCTCAAACTGAAGACGAAAAAGAAGAAAAAAGTGCGGTCACAAAAACAGCTGTTTTTTAG
- the mltF gene encoding membrane-bound lytic murein transglycosylase MltF yields MKGLFLRIIAAFALLLWAVDMVFPWQKIMQSEQNPYTAIKNRGSLIVGTINNPIYYFIGNEGESGLEYELAKNFADYLGVRLQIKTLENNDQLFNELENNNIDIAAANLLFQPQRAEKFQLGPSYTSASWQLVYKKGENRPKDLAQVQQEIIISAGEDLEKLLSLAQKKLPALKWQNNKQLTQEELLIQVAEGKIPYTIANSIDVAAAQQIRPNLAIAFDLTDEMTVHWYLSNKSYNELQAGLLDFMNNAIETGLIDRIEEKYFRHITAFDYVDTQAYLEAVEKILPQYQPLFEKYKGNLDWRLLAAVAYQESHWDPYATSPTGVRGMMMLTKDTAVRMNINNRTDAEQSIKAGSEYLHWLLDQMPDSIPEEDRIWYSLAAYNMGLGHILDARRLTKKLGGNPDNWLDVKNNLQLLSEKRHYSNLKYGYARGYEAYQYVENIRRYMNSIVNYHRVQENQATATE; encoded by the coding sequence TTGAAAGGTCTATTTTTACGTATTATTGCTGCCTTTGCATTATTACTTTGGGCAGTGGATATGGTGTTCCCTTGGCAAAAAATTATGCAATCGGAGCAAAACCCTTACACTGCGATCAAAAATCGCGGTAGCCTTATTGTCGGCACCATTAACAATCCCATTTACTATTTTATTGGGAATGAGGGCGAATCTGGCTTGGAATACGAATTAGCAAAAAACTTTGCTGATTACTTAGGGGTTCGCTTACAAATTAAAACTTTAGAAAATAACGATCAACTTTTTAACGAATTAGAGAACAACAATATTGATATTGCAGCTGCGAATCTTTTATTCCAGCCTCAACGTGCAGAAAAATTTCAGTTAGGGCCCTCTTATACTTCTGCCTCTTGGCAGCTTGTGTATAAAAAAGGTGAAAATCGTCCGAAAGATTTAGCGCAAGTACAGCAAGAAATTATCATTTCTGCGGGGGAAGACTTAGAAAAATTATTATCCCTTGCACAGAAAAAACTTCCTGCACTTAAATGGCAGAATAACAAGCAATTAACCCAAGAAGAATTATTGATTCAAGTAGCTGAAGGGAAAATTCCTTACACCATTGCAAATAGTATTGATGTGGCTGCGGCACAACAAATTCGCCCTAACTTAGCGATTGCATTTGACCTAACGGATGAAATGACTGTGCATTGGTATCTCTCCAATAAATCCTATAATGAGTTGCAAGCAGGCTTGTTAGATTTTATGAATAATGCCATTGAAACGGGATTAATTGATCGCATTGAGGAGAAATATTTCCGCCATATTACTGCCTTTGACTATGTAGATACTCAGGCTTATTTAGAGGCAGTTGAGAAAATTCTCCCTCAATATCAACCGCTCTTTGAAAAATACAAAGGAAATTTAGACTGGCGATTATTAGCCGCTGTAGCCTATCAAGAATCGCATTGGGACCCTTATGCCACCTCTCCAACAGGTGTGCGCGGGATGATGATGCTTACCAAAGATACGGCTGTGCGGATGAATATTAATAATCGCACAGATGCCGAACAAAGTATAAAAGCGGGATCGGAATATTTGCATTGGCTACTCGACCAAATGCCTGACAGTATTCCAGAAGAAGACCGAATTTGGTATTCTTTAGCGGCATACAATATGGGGTTAGGGCATATTTTAGATGCTCGTCGCCTAACTAAAAAATTAGGCGGCAATCCTGATAACTGGTTAGATGTAAAAAATAATCTTCAACTATTATCGGAAAAGCGCCATTATTCAAACTTAAAATATGGTTACGCTCGCGGCTATGAGGCTTACCAATATGTCGAGAATATTCGCCGCTACATGAACAGCATTGTGAATTATCATCGCGTTCAAGAAAACCAAGCGACCGCAACAGAATAA